From the Spiroplasma alleghenense genome, one window contains:
- a CDS encoding SufB/SufD family protein: MSQNKTKFLKDLNLLNQYDLTNNPLKEISYSKSQTSFIIIGAKSTDLTINVQPNTELELIMLNYCEDVMKKGIDLKVTFNLSENSSLNIKLANLSNQSINEEIIINLKEPGAKADYYSATMAFENLEKRSFINPIHLARNTASEICSYTVIKDSALGFVKCASDIRNGSTSSEAHQELRLLILDTTARAHSDPILLIDENDIVASHANAIGMLDQEQIFYLNSRGLNNSQAQEVLILGYFKPVLETIAQHNEPLMEYLIELLKEKIK; the protein is encoded by the coding sequence ATGAGCCAAAACAAAACAAAATTCTTAAAAGATTTAAATTTGTTAAATCAATATGATTTAACAAATAATCCATTAAAAGAAATATCTTACTCAAAGTCACAAACTAGTTTTATTATTATTGGAGCAAAATCAACAGACTTAACAATTAATGTCCAACCAAACACAGAATTAGAACTTATAATGCTTAATTACTGTGAAGATGTCATGAAAAAAGGCATTGATTTGAAAGTAACTTTTAATTTAAGCGAAAACAGCTCACTAAATATTAAGTTGGCAAATCTTTCAAACCAAAGCATTAACGAAGAAATAATTATTAATTTAAAAGAACCAGGAGCTAAGGCGGATTACTATAGCGCCACAATGGCGTTTGAAAATCTGGAAAAACGTTCATTTATAAATCCAATTCACTTAGCAAGAAATACTGCTAGTGAAATTTGTAGCTATACGGTTATAAAAGACTCGGCTTTAGGTTTTGTGAAGTGTGCAAGTGATATACGTAACGGATCAACTAGCTCAGAGGCACATCAAGAGTTAAGATTACTAATTTTGGATACAACAGCGCGAGCTCATTCCGATCCGATTTTATTAATTGATGAAAACGATATTGTTGCTAGCCATGCAAATGCAATTGGAATGTTAGATCAAGAACAAATATTTTATTTAAATTCTCGAGGTTTAAATAATTCTCAGGCTCAAGAAGTACTAATTTTGGGTTACTTTAAACCGGTTCTTGAAACAATTGCTCAGCACAATGAGCCGTTAATGGAATATTTAATTGAATTACTAAAGGAGAAGATTAAATAA
- the sufC gene encoding Fe-S cluster assembly ATPase SufC codes for MSHKLEIKNLHVAIEDKEILKGIDLIVKTGETHALMGPNGNGKSTLLMAIMGHPKYEITKGDILFDGKSILESPVDERSRMGIFLALQNPQTIPGVSNLEFLKYIVNAHSETKQKLPKIFADIKEAAKELNFDVNMLKRSVNDGFSGGEKKKNEILQMKLLKPKFALIDEIDSGLDVDALEIVSQNLNSYNKAELGMIIVSHYDRFFNKVPPTHAHVIIDGKIVVSGDSKIVERINKEGYSWAKTKQNS; via the coding sequence ATGAGTCATAAATTAGAAATTAAAAACCTTCATGTTGCGATTGAAGATAAAGAAATTTTGAAAGGAATTGATTTAATAGTTAAGACAGGAGAAACTCATGCCTTAATGGGTCCAAATGGAAACGGGAAATCAACTTTATTAATGGCTATTATGGGACATCCAAAGTATGAAATTACTAAAGGTGATATTTTATTTGATGGAAAATCAATTTTAGAAAGTCCAGTTGACGAGAGAAGTCGTATGGGAATTTTTTTAGCCTTACAAAATCCTCAAACTATTCCTGGAGTAAGTAATTTAGAATTTCTAAAATATATTGTTAATGCGCATAGTGAAACTAAGCAAAAATTACCAAAGATTTTTGCAGATATTAAAGAAGCTGCTAAGGAATTGAATTTTGACGTTAATATGTTGAAACGCTCAGTTAATGACGGATTTTCTGGGGGAGAGAAAAAGAAAAACGAAATTTTGCAAATGAAGCTTTTAAAACCAAAGTTTGCTTTGATTGATGAAATTGATTCTGGATTAGATGTTGATGCTTTAGAAATTGTGTCACAAAACCTAAATTCTTATAATAAAGCAGAATTGGGAATGATTATTGTCTCTCACTACGATCGCTTTTTTAATAAAGTTCCTCCAACTCATGCTCACGTGATTATTGATGGTAAAATAGTTGTTTCTGGGGATTCTAAAATTGTTGAAAGAATTAATAAAGAGGGATACTCATGAGCCAAAACAAAACAAAATTCTTAA
- a CDS encoding lipoprotein gives MKKLLGILGSVSLLVSTSATVVACDTNKRITEATLNDEILRSLLASVFGDRHAAAMDFGDIFNSGDIQTSLINIINRMIAQNNYFRATNNLYDSLGLGKNSEEVAFKKYQDLNNSIATDKLYTDYTKSISGAATTQALDYSIRRQSYSLNAQDLKLEVDGKEETFQNVGVKLPDGKLWSIRNELSTTDYSESIPTAKVLSGSGFSLVDISAGTSSPKAIAGYDNLTGKEALKYRFKDWFENEIQSKIIENLLSISRQIPEAFRVAAGADNKKTAYFNRYSAIGKYSQTWNNSSTPWTSNIKMVWEFTYKNTNFGTVKTALDKLKVDQNSGVLAPGESIAKEIAAFHSGELESANLSEDGNDPYFSQPGFKGFISIKDGEIYGTNNLATDFTYKTSLVNASEPGVLSENGHLYFQGTKSDEISVVFVLPVYLIQLLEDYEIKREDDGEAVKLNLGPSIADPNQYEDVWNQEQNLKKHSKDIEDLNESLKQDMINQFHYIVSQNEDVLKESKTSLYSIYLDADDILYSGLWESISKYIKDEED, from the coding sequence ATGAAGAAATTATTAGGAATACTTGGTTCTGTAAGTCTCTTAGTTTCAACTAGTGCAACTGTAGTTGCCTGTGATACTAATAAAAGAATTACAGAAGCGACTCTAAACGATGAAATCCTAAGATCACTTTTAGCTTCAGTGTTTGGAGACAGACATGCTGCAGCAATGGATTTTGGAGATATCTTCAATAGTGGTGACATTCAAACATCATTGATTAATATTATTAACCGAATGATTGCTCAAAATAACTACTTTAGAGCGACAAATAACTTATATGATAGTTTAGGTTTAGGTAAGAACAGCGAAGAAGTTGCTTTTAAAAAATACCAAGATTTAAACAACTCAATTGCAACTGATAAATTATATACTGATTACACAAAAAGTATTTCAGGAGCAGCCACTACTCAAGCTTTAGATTATAGTATTCGTCGTCAAAGTTATTCACTTAACGCCCAAGATTTAAAATTAGAGGTTGATGGTAAAGAAGAAACTTTCCAAAACGTTGGGGTAAAACTTCCTGATGGGAAACTATGATCAATTCGTAATGAATTATCAACAACTGATTATAGCGAATCAATCCCCACTGCTAAAGTTTTAAGTGGTAGCGGATTTTCACTAGTAGATATTTCAGCTGGAACATCTTCACCAAAAGCGATTGCTGGTTATGATAACCTAACTGGAAAAGAAGCTTTAAAATATCGTTTCAAAGACTGATTTGAAAACGAAATTCAAAGTAAAATTATTGAAAACTTATTATCAATTTCACGTCAAATACCTGAAGCCTTCCGTGTTGCTGCAGGAGCAGATAATAAAAAAACTGCTTACTTTAATAGATATTCAGCAATTGGTAAGTATTCACAAACTTGAAACAACTCAAGTACTCCTTGAACAAGTAATATTAAAATGGTTTGAGAATTCACTTACAAAAACACAAACTTTGGAACAGTTAAAACTGCTTTAGATAAATTAAAAGTAGACCAAAATTCAGGAGTATTAGCCCCTGGAGAAAGTATTGCCAAAGAAATTGCAGCCTTCCATTCTGGAGAATTAGAAAGTGCTAATTTATCTGAGGACGGAAATGATCCCTACTTTAGCCAACCTGGTTTCAAAGGATTTATCAGTATTAAAGATGGTGAAATTTATGGAACAAATAACTTAGCAACAGACTTTACTTATAAAACAAGTTTAGTTAATGCTAGTGAACCTGGAGTATTAAGTGAGAATGGTCACCTTTACTTCCAAGGTACTAAAAGTGATGAAATTTCAGTAGTATTCGTTTTACCTGTATACTTAATTCAATTATTAGAGGATTATGAAATTAAACGCGAAGATGATGGAGAAGCAGTTAAATTAAATCTTGGTCCAAGTATCGCAGATCCAAATCAATACGAAGACGTTTGAAATCAAGAACAAAACTTGAAAAAACATAGTAAAGATATTGAAGATTTAAATGAAAGTTTAAAACAAGATATGATTAATCAATTTCACTACATTGTTTCTCAAAACGAAGATGTATTGAAAGAATCAAAAACCTCACTTTATTCAATTTACTTAGATGCTGATGATATCCTTTATTCAGGACTTTGAGAATCAATTAGTAAATACATCAAAGATGAAGAAGATTAG
- a CDS encoding HIT family protein encodes MENCLFCQIIDGKIPSRKVFENNDVYAFLDIMPNSDGHTLIIPKKHSNDLQSTDLEVLRAIGSARKEVVDLLTAKLTKPIVGFNYVSNQGAEAFQMVFHYHEHVIPKYKKDEGFLIKKNVQNLSDLDEVHQLIIK; translated from the coding sequence ATGGAAAATTGCCTTTTTTGTCAAATTATTGACGGGAAAATCCCTAGTAGAAAAGTTTTTGAAAATAACGATGTTTATGCCTTTTTAGACATTATGCCCAATTCTGATGGTCATACCCTGATAATACCAAAGAAACATTCAAATGACCTTCAGAGCACCGATTTGGAGGTTTTAAGGGCTATTGGTAGCGCACGTAAGGAAGTTGTTGATTTACTGACTGCTAAATTAACTAAACCAATCGTTGGTTTTAACTATGTTTCCAATCAGGGTGCTGAAGCATTTCAAATGGTGTTTCATTACCACGAACATGTTATTCCAAAGTATAAAAAAGATGAAGGTTTTCTTATTAAGAAAAATGTTCAAAATCTAAGTGATTTGGACGAGGTTCATCAACTTATAATAAAATAA